A genomic segment from Tachypleus tridentatus isolate NWPU-2018 unplaced genomic scaffold, ASM421037v1 Hic_cluster_2, whole genome shotgun sequence encodes:
- the LOC143243086 gene encoding uncharacterized protein LOC143243086, giving the protein MVFRTKRSSSPVRPLVPPVIVDGLPPNLTPYQVATLIARAKPGATSEPSRTRILRRGGILIQPATTADQTYLCQPWNTEFKVSCSPTKSPVNLYSVFLRGVDPLIQPEEIRTPNTSQGIRSSSNLF; this is encoded by the coding sequence atggtattcagaacgaaacgttcatcctcgccagtcaggccgttagtgccgcctgtaatcgtcgatggcttaccgccgaacctcacgccgtaccaagtcgccacgttgatcgcccgagctaagcctggggcaaccagcgaaccgtccaggacccgtattttacgccggggaggaatcctcatccaaccagctactactgcagaccaaacctatctgtgccagccatggaacactgaatttaaagtaagttgttcccctacgaaaagtccagtcaatctttattctgtattcctcaggggcgtcgacccattaattcaaccagaagaaattagaaccccaaatacaagccaaggtatacgcagttcatcgaatttattctaa